One Castanea sativa cultivar Marrone di Chiusa Pesio chromosome 4, ASM4071231v1 DNA window includes the following coding sequences:
- the LOC142633089 gene encoding L10-interacting MYB domain-containing protein-like, producing the protein MSKGKEKVGSKQFRWLPPMHTTMLTVLAEEATKGNKPSNTFKPGSFATVAKAITEQFGVECHAGYVENRMRTLRTMWTTIQTLQKKSGFGWDDSLKMITCDAKTYQEEVMAHRKHADFLNKKIELYDELAIVVGKDLATGSFAKSYADIDTEHENAESTEMVADNGEEGVVDKGKNVVESSTTGSTLSKSRKRSRAPPSMIALDRFVRSA; encoded by the exons ATGtcgaaagggaaagaaaaggtgGGTAGTAAGCAATTTCGATGGTTGCCACCAATGCACACGACGATGCTAACTGTACTTGCCGAAGAGGCCACGAAGGGCAACAAGCCCTCGAACACTTTTAAGCCCGGTTCCTTCGCTACTGTCGCCAAGGCGATAACTGAACAGTTTGGGGTCGAGTGCCATGCTGGGTATGTTGAGAATCGAATGCGTACTTTGAGGACAATGTGGACTACCATTCAAACTCTTCAAAAGAAGAGTGGGTTCGGTTGGGATGATAGCTTAAAAATGATCACGTGCGATGCGAAGACGTACCAAGAGGAAGTTATG GCGCATCGGAAGCATGCTGATTTTTTGAACAAGAAGATAGAGTTGTATGATGAGTTGGCCATTGTAGTGGGTAAGGATTTGGCCACAGGAAGCTTTGCTAAGTCATATGCTGATATTGACACAGAGCATGAGAATGCAGAGAGCACTGAGATGGTGGCTGATAATGGGGAGGAGGGTGTGGTGGATAAGGGGAAGAATGTGGTAGAATCGTCCACCACTGGGTCTACACTTTCAAAGTCCCGCAAAAGAAGCCGTGCACCTCCCTCGATGATAGCGCTCGACCGATTTGTACGATCGGCTTAA
- the LOC142631857 gene encoding L-type lectin-domain containing receptor kinase IV.2-like, whose product MAAGLTSLHFLIILYFILKIPLMFAQNDQFIYNGFFNQTNLYLNGTAQIHPSGVLQLTNSSERQVGRAFYQFPLKFNTSSSGLTQALSFSTNFVFAIVPETPPKGGHGIAFTISPSLELPKASASGYLGLFNSSTYGRSTNHLLAIELDTVEDQVNQDKDSNHVGIDVNGVISTESATATYFSDQDGKNISLELLSGNPMHLWIDYNETEKLLNVTLAPAGIQKPNRPLLSTRIDLSQYLVENMYVGFSAATGVVASDHYILGWSFNKSGQAQSLDVSKLPQPPQQRKSRQGQIIMILIIAIVVVLILVTAAIFVLRRKKYAEILEDWESEYGPHRFSYKNIYKATKGFSDNELLGEGGFGKVYRGTLPSSNTQIAVKKVSHDSKQGMKEFVAEIISMGRLRHRNLVQLLGYCRRKGELLLVYDYMPNGSLEKFLYGNERTNLNWLQRFRILKGVASGLLYLHEEWEQVVLHRDVKSSNVLLDAEFNGKLGDFGLARLCDHGAILQTTRVAGTVGYLAPELTKTGRATTYTDVFAFGAFMLEVACGRKPIEIRGLPEEVILVDWVFGCWRKGAILDASDPKLEGNYVVKEMELVLKLGLLCSHSTPAVRPSMRQVMQLLDGDTDLQELPHESTIFGNFTDVEASEILLSINQSFNEGFMASSSTDSVLYSGR is encoded by the coding sequence ATGGCGGCTGGGCTTACATCACTTCATTTTCTGATAATTCTCTACTTCATCCTTAAGATTCCATTGATGTTTGCTCAAAATGACCAGTTCATCTACAATGGCTTCTTCAATCAAACAAATCTGTATCTAAATGGAACCGCTCAAATCCACCCCAGTGGTGTATTGCAACTCACCAACAGTTCAGAACGACAAGTTGGTCGTGCTTTCTACCAATTTCCTCTAAAATTCAACACTTCTTCTTCGGGTTTAACTCAGGCTCTTTCATTTTCCACAAACTTTGTATTTGCAATAGTTCCTGAAACACCACCCAAAGGTGGCCATGGAATTGCCTTCACCATCAGTCCCTCGTTGGAACTCCCCAAGGCTTCAGCCAGCGGTTATCTAGGACTCTTCAATTCCTCAACTTATGGCCGTTCAACAAACCACTTATTAGCCATTGAGCTTGATACTGTAGAGGATCAGGTTAATCAAGATAAAGACAGTAACCATGTTGGTATCGATGTGAATGGCGTGATCTCAACTGAATCAGCTACCGCAACCTACTTTTCTGATCAAGATGGGAAGAACATAAGCTTGGAGCTTTTAAGTGGAAACCCAATGCATCTTTGGATAGACTACAATGAAACAGAAAAGTTACTGAATGTAACACTAGCCCCGGCCGGCATCCAAAAACCAAACCGGCCTCTGTTGTCAACACGCATTGATCTGTCCCAATATCTTGTGGAAAATATGTATGTTGGTTTCTCTGCAGCCACTGGTGTAGTTGCAAGTGACCACTATATTCTTGGATGGAGCTTTAATAAAAGTGGACAAGCACAGAGTCTTGACGTTTCAAAGCTTCCTCAACCTCCCCAACAGAGGAAAAGTAGGCAAGGACAGATTATCATGATTTTGATCATAGCAATAGTGGTCGTGCTGATATTGGTCACTGCAGCTATTTTCGTTCTAAGGAGAAAGAAATATGCAGAAATACTAGAAGATTGGGAAAGCGAGTATGGTCCTCACAGGTTCAGCTACAAGAATATCTACAAAGCAACCAAAGGTTTCTCAGACAATGAGCTTCTTGGAGAAGGAGGTTTTGGAAAGGTTTATAGAGGAACTCTTCCTTCTTCCAATACACAAATTGCAGTCAAGAAAGTCTCCCATGATTCCAAGCAAGggatgaaggaatttgtggctGAGATCATTAGCATGGGCAGGCTGAGGCATAGGAACTTGGTGCAACTCCTGGGATATTGCCGACGAAAGGGTGAACTCCTTTTGGTCTATGATTATATGCCCAATGGAAGCCTTGAAAAGTTCTTATATGGAAATGAAAGGACAAACCTTAACTGGCTTCAACGATTTCGAATCCTCAAAGGAGTAGCATCTGGCCTTCTCTACCTCCATGAAGAGTGGGAACAAGTTGTTCTACATAGAGATGTAAAATCCAGCAATGTTCTATTGGATGCTGAATTTAATGGGAAGCTTGGAGATTTTGGCCTTGCCAGATTATGCGACCACGGTGCCATTCTTCAAACCACCCGTGTGGCTGGAACAGTGGGTTATTTGGCTCCAGAGCTTACTAAAACAGGAAGGGCAACCACTTACACTGATGTGTTTGCTTTTGGGGCTTTCATGCTGGAGGTAGCTTGTGGAAGAAAGCCTATAGAGATTCGAGGACTGCCAGAAGAGGTCATTTTGGTTGATTGGGTCTTCGGGTGCTGGAGAAAAGGAGCCATCCTTGATGCTAGTGATCCAAAACTAGAAGGTAATTATGTAGTAAAGGAAATGGAATTAGTTTTGAAACTTGGCTTGCTTTGCTCACACTCAACGCCGGCAGTGAGGCCTAGCATGAGGCAAGTGATGCAGCTTTTGGACGGCGATACTGATCTGCAGGAATTACCACATGAGAGTACTATTTTTGGTAACTTTACAGATGTTGAAGCATCTGAGATCTTATTGTCAATTAATCAATCATTCAACGAGGGTTTTATGGCCTCCTCTAGCACTGATTCTGTGCTATATAGTGGTAGATGA